A window of Cryptomeria japonica chromosome 3, Sugi_1.0, whole genome shotgun sequence contains these coding sequences:
- the LOC131049104 gene encoding cellulose synthase A catalytic subunit 7 [UDP-forming]: MEARAGLVAGSHNRNELVVIHGHEERKPLKPLNGQDCQICGDPVGVTTEGELFVACNECGFPVCRPCYEYERREGNQCCPQCNTRYKRLKGSPRVEGDEDEEDIDDIEHEFNLEAQQRDRQQSTNGIDHENPQLVHNPGLPPLLPKGHSVVSGEIPASYYPESHLLAKLAHPYPGSEPGSARITIDPNKDIGAYGYGNVAWKERLDGWKSKENKSGQLQMTDGKYQNGGIPPNEAEDFDQEKPMMDEARQPLSRKVPIPSSKINPYRMVIVIRLIVLGFFLRYRILNPVRNAFGLWLTSVICEIWFAISWILDQFPKWFPINRETYLDRLSLRYEREGEPSMLAPVDLFVSTVDPLKEPPLVTANTVLSILAVDYPVDKVSCYISDDGASMLTFESLSETSEFARKWVPFCKKFNIEPRAPEMYFSEKIDYLKDKVQPTFVKERRAMKREYEEFKVRINALVAKALKVPKEGWIMQDGTPWPGNNTRDHPGILQVFLGHGGGLDTDGNELPRLVYVSREKRTGFQHHKKAGAMNALVRVSAVLTNAPFMLNLDCDHYINNSKAVKEAMCFMMDPKVGRKVCYVQFPQRFDGIDRNDRYANRNTVFFDINMKGLDGIQGPVYVGTGCVFRRYALYGYEPPRGQKRPKMVTCDCCPCCGPRKRTGKSSKKTAAGIPAPAYNPDGIEEGLDAFDEDKALLMSQSDFEKRFGQSSAFIQSTLMENGGVPHTADPAELLKEAIHVISCGYEDKTEWGKELGWIYGSVTEDILTGFKMHCRGWRSIYCMPKLAAFKGSAPINLSDRLNQVLRWALGSVEIFLSRHCPIWYGYGHLKWLERLAYINTIVYPLTSLPLIAYCTLPAICLLTGKFIMPSISLFASFFFISLFLAIFITGILEMRWSGVSIEEWWRNEQFWVIGGVSAHFFAVIQGLLKVLAGIDTNFTVTAKATDDGDFGELYAFKWTTLLIPPTTLLIINLVGVVAGFSDAISNGYQSWGPLFGKFFFAFWVIVHLYPFLKGLMGRQNRTPTIVVIWSILLASIFSLLWVRVNPFVVKVKGPDLKQCGINC; the protein is encoded by the exons agatgaagaagatattGATGACATTGAACATGAATTTAATCTGGAAGCTCAGCAAAGAGATCGACAACAAAGTACCAATGGCATTGACCATGAGAATCCACAACTTGTTCATAATCCAGGCCTACCTCCTTTACTCCCAAAGGGCCATTCG GTGGTCAGCGGGGAGATTCCAGCATCATACTATCCAGAAAGCCATTTGCTTGCTAAGCTTGCACATCCTTATCCAGGCTCCGAGCCAG GGAGTGCAAGGATCACCATTGATCCAAACAAGGACATTGGCGCTTATGGCTATGGAAATGTTGCTTGGAAGGAACGACTTGATGGTTGGAAATCCAAGGAAAACAAATCAGGCCAGTTGCAAATGACAGATGGAaaatatcaaaatggaggaattCCACCTAATGAGGCAGAAGATTTTGATCAGGAAAAACCAAT GATGGATGAAGCAAGACAGCCACTGTCGAGAAAAGTACCAATTCCTTCAAGCAAAATAAATCCTTATAGAATGGTGATTGTAATTCGATTGATTGTTCTTGGATTCTTCCTTCGCTATCGAATCTTAAATCCTGTGAGAAATGCATTTGGTCTCTGGTTGACCTCTGTCATTTGTGAAATCTGGTTTGCTATATCCTGGATTCTTGATCAGTTCCCCAAATGGTTTCCTATTAATCGTGAGACCTATCTGGATCGGCTATCATTGAG GTATGAAAGAGAAGGTGAACCTTCAATGCTTGCCCCTGTAGACCTCTTTGTGAGTACTGTGGATCCCTTGAAGGAGCCACCATTGGTTACTGCCAACACAGTTCTATCCATTCTTGCAGTGGATTACCCTGTAGACAAAGTCTCCTGCTATATTTCTGATGATGGAGCTTCAATGCTAACATTTGAATCGCTGTCAGAAACCTCAGAATTTGCAAGAAAGTGGGTACCCTTCTGCAAGAAATTTAATATTGAACCACGAGCCCCAGAGATGTATTTCTCTGAGAAAATTGACTATTTGAAGGACAAAGTTCAGCCCACTTTTGTCAAGGAACGCCGTGCTATGAAG AGGGAATATGAAGAATTCAAAGTGCGGATAAATGCATTGGTTGCGAAGGCCTTGAAGGTGCCTAAGGAAGGATGGATAATGCAAGACGgaacaccttggcctggtaataaTACCCGTGATCATCCTGGTATTCTTCAAGTGTTCTTGGGCCATGGTGGAGGTCTCGACACAGATGGCAATGAACTTCCACGCCTAGTCTATGTTTCCCGTGAAAAGAGGACTGGATTCCAGCACCATAAGAAGGCTGGTGCAATGAATGCTTTG GTTCGGGTTTCTGCTGTGCTCACTAATGCTCCATTCATGCTGAATCTGGATTGTGATCACTACATCAACAACAGCAAGGCAGTTAAGGAGGCAATGTGCTTCATGATGGATCCCAAGGTTGGAAGGAAAGTTTGCTATGTTCAGTTCCCCCAGAGATTTGATGGTATTGATCGGAATGATCGTTATGCCAATCGAAACACTGTCTTCTTTGAT ATTAACATGAAAGGTCTGGATGGAATTCAAGGTCCAGTGTATGTGGGAACTGGATGTGTATTTAGAAGGTACGCTCTGTATGGGTATGAGCCTCCTCGTGGCCAAAAGCGTCCAAAGATGGTGACCTGCGATTGCTGCCCTTGTTGTGGGCCTCGTAAAAGGACTGGGAAGTCATCAAAGAAAACTGCAGCAGGCATTCCAGCTCCTGCCTATAACCCAGATGGGATTGAGGAAGGACTTGATG CATTTGATGAAGACAAAGCATTGTTGATGTCACAGTCTGATTTCGAGAAGAGGTTTGGACAGTCATCTGCCTTTATTCAATCCACTCTAATGGAGAACGGCGGTGTTCCACACACTGCAGATCCTGCTGAATTGTTGAAAGAAGCTATTCATGTCATCAGTTGTGGTTATGAAGATAAAACTGAATGGGGCAAAGAG CTTGGATGGATCTATGGATCAGTGACAGAGGATATTTTGACTGGCTTCAAGATGCATTGCCGAGGGTGGAGGTCAATTTACTGTATGCCCAAATTAGCTGCATTCAAGGGATCTGCTCCTATCAATCTATCAGATCGTCTGAACCAGGTCTTGCGTTGGGCTTTGGGGTCAGTGGAAATTTTCCTGAGCAGGCATTGCCCAATATGGTATGGTTATGGCCATCTAAAATGGCTTGAAAGACTTGCTTATATCAACACAATTGTCTACCCACTGACTTCCCTTCCACTCATCGCCTACTGTACCCTACCAGCCATCTGCTTGCTCACTGGAAAATTCATAATGCCTTCG ATTAGTTTATTTGCAAGTTTTTTCTTCATATCTCTGTTCTTGGCAATTTTCATCACTGGTATTCTGGAAATGAGGTGGAGTGGAGTGAGCATTGAGGAATGGTGGAGGAATGAGCAGTTTTGGGTTATTGGAGGTGTCTCAGCACATTTTTTTGCAGTTATCCAAGGTCTGCTCAAGGTGCTGGCAGGAATTGACACAAATTTCACAGTCACTGCTAAGGCAACAGATGATGGTGATTTTGGGGAACTTTATGCATTCAAATGGACAAcacttctaattcctcctacaacccTTCTAATCATCAACCTGGTGGGAGTTGTGGCCGGTTTTTCAGATGCCATCAGCAATGGGTACCAGTCATGGGGTCCATTGTTTGGTAAATTTTTCTTTGCTTTCTGGGTCATTGTGCATCTCTACCCTTTCCTCAAGGGTCTCATGGGTCGACAGAACAGAACTCCCACAATTGTGGTTATCTGGTCTATTCTCTTGGCATCCATTTTCTCTCTTCTTTGGGTTCGAGTCAATCCTTTTGTCGTAAAGGTCAAAGGTCCAGATTTGAAACAATGTGGCATAAACtgctga